A stretch of the Gemmatirosa kalamazoonensis genome encodes the following:
- a CDS encoding LytR/AlgR family response regulator transcription factor: protein MSSAAAVTASAHYRALIVDDERIARAGLRAMLSRYTQLRVVGEARDGEEAVKAIQELRPDVVFLDIQMPGRDGFGVMRELAAMSRHPAYVFVTAHADRALEAYEVDAVDYLHKPFSDARLGRTIQRVVRHLQGAIAASTLARADRLLLNTADGSVFVDAVDIRRVSVEGNYLRVFTCDSEHLVRRTMAQLSHELRDGGFVRISRSDLVNMSRIRAIHRRPGGRHEVVLDCGTSLMSSRRYKCDVRDAIAALG from the coding sequence GTGAGCAGCGCCGCGGCCGTCACCGCGTCGGCGCACTACCGCGCCCTCATCGTGGACGACGAGCGCATCGCCCGCGCCGGGCTGCGCGCGATGCTGTCGCGCTACACGCAGCTGCGCGTGGTGGGCGAGGCGCGCGACGGCGAGGAGGCCGTGAAGGCGATCCAGGAGCTGCGGCCCGACGTCGTGTTCCTCGACATCCAGATGCCGGGGCGCGACGGCTTCGGCGTGATGCGCGAGCTCGCAGCGATGAGCCGGCATCCGGCGTACGTCTTCGTGACGGCGCATGCCGATCGCGCGCTGGAGGCGTACGAGGTCGACGCGGTCGACTACCTGCACAAGCCGTTCAGCGACGCGCGGCTCGGCCGCACGATCCAGCGCGTCGTGCGGCATCTGCAAGGCGCAATCGCCGCGTCCACGCTGGCGCGCGCCGACCGGCTGCTGCTCAATACAGCGGACGGCAGCGTGTTCGTCGACGCCGTCGACATCCGCCGCGTGTCGGTGGAGGGCAACTACCTGCGGGTGTTCACCTGCGATTCCGAGCACCTGGTCCGCCGCACCATGGCGCAGCTCAGCCACGAATTGCGCGACGGGGGATTCGTCCGCATCAGCCGGTCGGACCTCGTGAACATGTCGCGCATCCGCGCGATTCATCGGCGGCCGGGCGGTCGCCACGAGGTGGTGCTCGACTGCGGGACGTCGCTCATGTCGAGTCGACGGTACAAGTGCGACGTGCGCGACGCGATCGCCGCGCTGGGATGA
- a CDS encoding glycoside hydrolase family 53 protein, protein MSNRIHWRRKGAVLVAILGVAAMPATSLAQARPSGVFYLGADISALAGSRPPLRPPDSAATSATPSVPSARARRASFVYRENGVETTEYAIMRKHGWNAFRLRVFVSPVRNAPDNSLENTLPLARAIKDAGAMFLLDIHYSDTWADPGHQDTPAAWRELDAAAMEQKVEEYTRDVISQFKAAGAMPDMVQIGNEITGGLLWPLGHLHVPSSEVKQEGNEPMRGGFIEPYDEARVWGNVTRFLKAGIRGVKAASGGAPPKIILHTDTGGDWQVTRWWFDHVAAAKVDYDIMGLSFYPKYHGTLAMLQRNMIESRRRYHKPFMVVETGYVQNDTGAMSSPEAIARPVLSAKGPKARGFMQWPGTPQGQLQYMADVINTVRRNHGLGVFYWGPEGTWGDGMWSPDGSAAPAIYVLDHLDELRASPASRIPPAGASRPH, encoded by the coding sequence ATGAGCAACCGAATCCATTGGCGCCGCAAGGGCGCGGTACTCGTCGCGATCCTCGGCGTCGCCGCGATGCCGGCGACCTCGCTCGCGCAGGCGCGCCCGTCGGGCGTCTTCTACCTCGGCGCCGACATCTCGGCCCTCGCGGGAAGCCGTCCCCCCCTGCGGCCGCCCGACTCCGCGGCGACGTCGGCCACGCCCTCCGTGCCCAGCGCGCGCGCGCGCCGGGCGTCGTTCGTCTATCGCGAGAACGGAGTGGAGACCACCGAGTACGCGATCATGCGCAAGCACGGCTGGAACGCGTTCCGGCTGCGCGTCTTCGTGTCGCCGGTGCGGAACGCGCCCGACAACAGCCTCGAGAACACGCTGCCCCTCGCGAGGGCGATCAAGGACGCGGGCGCGATGTTCCTGCTCGACATCCACTACTCCGACACGTGGGCGGATCCCGGCCATCAGGACACGCCCGCGGCGTGGCGCGAGCTCGATGCCGCCGCCATGGAGCAGAAGGTCGAGGAGTACACCAGGGACGTGATCTCGCAGTTCAAGGCCGCCGGCGCGATGCCCGACATGGTGCAGATCGGCAACGAGATCACCGGCGGCCTGCTCTGGCCGCTCGGCCACCTGCACGTCCCGAGCTCCGAGGTGAAGCAGGAAGGCAACGAGCCGATGCGCGGCGGATTCATCGAGCCGTACGACGAAGCCAGGGTGTGGGGGAACGTCACGCGGTTTCTGAAGGCCGGCATTCGCGGCGTGAAGGCCGCCTCGGGCGGCGCGCCGCCGAAGATCATCCTGCACACCGACACCGGCGGCGATTGGCAGGTGACCAGGTGGTGGTTCGATCACGTCGCGGCGGCGAAGGTCGACTACGACATCATGGGACTGAGCTTCTATCCCAAGTATCACGGCACCCTCGCGATGCTGCAGCGCAACATGATCGAGAGCCGGCGGCGCTATCACAAGCCGTTCATGGTCGTCGAGACGGGCTACGTGCAGAACGACACGGGCGCGATGTCGTCACCGGAAGCGATCGCGCGGCCGGTGCTGTCGGCGAAGGGTCCGAAGGCGAGGGGATTCATGCAGTGGCCCGGCACGCCGCAGGGCCAGCTGCAGTACATGGCCGACGTCATCAACACGGTACGTCGTAATCACGGACTCGGCGTGTTCTACTGGGGACCCGAAGGGACGTGGGGCGACGGCATGTGGAGTCCCGACGGGAGCGCAGCGCCTGCGATCTATGTCCTCGACCATCTCGATGAGCTGAGGGCATCGCCGGCGAGCCGAATCCCTCCTGCCGGAGCGTCGCGTCCGCACTAA
- a CDS encoding DUF3108 domain-containing protein: MLGLTAARVVAAQDVAGAATTAAARLPFFVGERLTYRVHAAHFGASGRLSMLVDTTEVVRGTATWVLRFDFQARVGPFKAVDRTESWLDPVRLTALRFHKHERDPLSKHDEHVEIDGAAHRWTGDGGTSGVIASDAPLDELSFMYVLRTLPLGGSTAAAVRYDRHFDAARNPTLLRVVGRRTLTTEAGTFRTVTVEMRVQDERRYHGEGVIRLDLTDDDWRIPVQIESDMPVVGRTRMTLASQNHPAADHIAAVP; encoded by the coding sequence ATGCTCGGCCTGACCGCCGCCCGTGTCGTCGCGGCCCAGGACGTCGCCGGCGCGGCGACGACGGCCGCGGCTCGGTTGCCCTTCTTCGTCGGCGAGCGGCTCACGTACCGGGTCCATGCCGCGCACTTCGGCGCCTCCGGCCGCCTCTCGATGCTCGTCGACACGACCGAGGTCGTCCGCGGTACGGCGACGTGGGTGCTCCGCTTCGACTTCCAGGCGCGCGTCGGCCCGTTCAAGGCGGTCGACCGGACCGAGTCGTGGCTCGACCCGGTCCGCCTGACGGCCCTGCGGTTCCACAAGCACGAGCGGGACCCGCTCTCGAAGCACGACGAGCACGTCGAGATCGACGGCGCGGCGCACCGGTGGACCGGCGACGGCGGGACGAGCGGCGTGATCGCGTCCGACGCGCCGCTCGACGAGCTCTCGTTCATGTACGTGCTCCGCACACTGCCGTTAGGCGGCAGCACCGCGGCTGCGGTGCGCTACGACCGCCACTTCGACGCGGCGCGCAACCCGACGCTCCTGCGCGTCGTCGGCCGACGCACCCTTACCACGGAGGCCGGGACGTTCCGCACCGTGACCGTCGAGATGCGCGTGCAGGACGAGCGGCGCTACCACGGGGAAGGGGTGATCCGTCTCGACCTCACCGACGACGACTGGCGAATCCCCGTGCAGATCGAGAGCGACATGCCGGTCGTCGGCCGCACGCGGATGACGCTCGCCTCGCAGAACCACCCGGCCGCGGACCACATTGCCGCCGTGCCCTGA
- a CDS encoding PAS domain-containing protein, with product MPRAEQRDGARPAFEAIFEPVVVRALLAQLPTAVLLVDRSGRVTYANEAAGHLQARSVPSAWPDVAQLPPVLEWPVARALLTGDGLGDAPITIAGTGGSERHMRVSITLVQSGDAEGTAAVLTLADVSDRRRWETWGPVIASLVRL from the coding sequence GTGCCCCGCGCCGAACAGCGCGATGGCGCGCGGCCGGCGTTCGAAGCCATCTTCGAGCCGGTGGTGGTGCGCGCCCTGCTCGCGCAGCTGCCGACGGCCGTGCTGCTGGTGGACCGATCGGGCCGCGTGACGTACGCGAACGAGGCGGCCGGGCACCTGCAGGCGCGCAGCGTGCCGTCGGCGTGGCCCGACGTGGCGCAGCTCCCGCCGGTGCTGGAGTGGCCCGTGGCGCGAGCGCTGCTCACCGGCGACGGCCTGGGCGACGCGCCGATAACGATTGCCGGCACCGGCGGGTCGGAGCGGCACATGCGCGTCAGCATCACGCTCGTGCAGAGCGGCGACGCGGAGGGCACGGCCGCCGTGCTCACGCTCGCGGACGTGTCCGACCGGAGGCGGTGGGAGACGTGGGGGCCGGTGATCGCGTCGCTCGTCCGCCTCTGA
- a CDS encoding YceI family protein, giving the protein MRTTPHTKLFALLCLTPAVIAWRSAAEPLRLAPQSRLWIDGTSTVKKFSCTAPAFTVDVDAAPGASAAVLAGTKAVHTAVVRVSAAKMDCGNGTMNEHMLKALKANEAPTIEFRLTGYDVATSGAGAAGTLNGTLSVGGAQHTIAIATQAVAAGDGALRVTGSYALHMKEFALKPPTLMLGAMKVGELITVRFDLVLKGAMVVAARPVPIASPAPRAAPPAPVTVPAAPAASAVSPARGPASPVKPAVRATAPAATTVSPGVRDRADPVVLIPQVATPALVPTVSDTTTVVAIVRDSSAGEPVPADVPAATTAAPSNVPPITIQRLRPADQRGINVFEAPKNDTMPFTGFRLAFGAAFTQQFQGLGHSNTAAANVVNGVNANQLITIGHGFNNASANAYVNVQLAKGVRVALTSYLSSRHHNEVWIKDGYALIDASPVDFEPLNRLMRYVTLKAGHFEINYGDAHFRRTDNGNAMFNPLVGNYIMDAFTTEVGGEAYVHGRGLLDGAFVMGAVTNGEVRGTILNPGKRAPAFYGKLGVDRQVSEALRVRLTGSLFSQSRANAQTLYNGDRGGSRYYDVLENTASTESAQAWSGAIQPFNGQSTGQHSVVVNPFVKYHGLEYFGTFERARADAARRRRRTARSPSSRTS; this is encoded by the coding sequence ATGCGCACGACCCCGCACACCAAGCTGTTCGCGCTCCTGTGCCTCACGCCGGCCGTGATCGCGTGGCGTTCCGCCGCCGAGCCGCTGCGGCTCGCGCCACAGAGCCGACTCTGGATCGACGGCACCTCGACCGTGAAGAAGTTCTCGTGCACGGCGCCCGCGTTCACGGTCGACGTCGACGCCGCGCCAGGCGCGTCGGCCGCGGTGCTCGCCGGCACGAAAGCCGTCCACACCGCGGTGGTGCGCGTGAGCGCCGCGAAGATGGACTGCGGCAACGGCACGATGAACGAGCACATGCTGAAGGCGCTCAAGGCGAACGAGGCGCCGACGATCGAGTTCCGCCTCACGGGCTACGACGTCGCGACGAGCGGCGCGGGCGCGGCGGGCACCCTGAACGGCACGCTCTCGGTCGGCGGCGCGCAGCACACCATAGCGATCGCCACGCAGGCGGTGGCCGCCGGTGACGGCGCGCTCCGGGTGACCGGCAGCTACGCGCTGCACATGAAGGAGTTCGCCCTCAAGCCGCCCACGCTCATGCTCGGCGCGATGAAGGTCGGTGAGCTCATCACGGTGCGCTTCGACCTCGTGCTGAAGGGCGCGATGGTCGTGGCCGCCCGTCCGGTCCCCATCGCGTCGCCCGCGCCGCGCGCGGCGCCACCGGCCCCGGTGACCGTGCCGGCCGCGCCGGCCGCGAGCGCCGTGTCGCCCGCTCGCGGGCCGGCCTCGCCGGTGAAACCGGCCGTCCGCGCGACGGCGCCCGCGGCGACCACGGTGTCACCTGGCGTTCGCGATCGCGCCGACCCGGTCGTCCTGATTCCGCAGGTCGCCACGCCAGCGCTCGTGCCCACGGTGAGCGATACGACGACTGTGGTCGCGATCGTCCGTGACTCGTCGGCGGGGGAACCCGTGCCCGCCGACGTTCCCGCGGCCACGACCGCGGCGCCGAGCAACGTCCCGCCGATCACCATCCAGCGGCTGCGCCCCGCCGACCAGCGCGGCATCAACGTGTTCGAGGCGCCGAAGAACGACACGATGCCGTTCACCGGCTTCAGGCTCGCGTTCGGCGCCGCGTTCACGCAGCAGTTCCAGGGGCTCGGCCACTCCAACACCGCCGCCGCCAACGTCGTCAACGGCGTGAACGCGAACCAGCTCATCACGATCGGTCACGGCTTCAACAACGCGTCGGCGAATGCCTACGTGAACGTGCAGCTCGCGAAGGGCGTGCGCGTGGCGCTCACGAGCTACCTCTCGTCGCGCCACCACAACGAGGTGTGGATCAAGGACGGCTACGCGCTCATCGACGCGTCGCCGGTCGACTTCGAGCCGCTCAATCGCCTCATGCGGTACGTCACGCTGAAGGCCGGCCACTTCGAGATCAACTACGGCGACGCGCACTTCCGCCGCACCGACAACGGGAACGCGATGTTCAATCCGCTCGTCGGCAACTACATCATGGACGCGTTCACCACCGAGGTCGGCGGCGAGGCGTACGTCCACGGGCGCGGTCTGCTCGACGGCGCGTTCGTCATGGGCGCGGTGACCAACGGCGAGGTGCGCGGCACGATCCTCAACCCGGGCAAGCGCGCGCCGGCGTTCTACGGCAAGCTCGGAGTCGACCGGCAGGTGAGCGAGGCGCTCCGTGTCCGCCTCACGGGCTCGCTGTTCAGCCAGTCGCGCGCGAACGCGCAGACGCTCTACAACGGCGACCGGGGCGGCTCGCGCTACTACGACGTGCTCGAGAACACCGCGTCGACCGAGAGCGCGCAGGCATGGTCGGGCGCGATCCAGCCGTTCAACGGCCAGAGCACGGGCCAGCACTCCGTCGTCGTCAACCCGTTCGTGAAGTACCATGGGCTCGAGTACTTCGGCACGTTCGAGCGCGCGCGCGCGGACGCGGCGCGGCGGAGACGTCGTACCGCACGGTCACCCAGCAGTCGAACGAGCTGA
- a CDS encoding ABC transporter ATP-binding protein, with protein sequence MLAVDLQHVTKRYGHVTAVDDLSLRVQPGEIVAFLGPNGAGKTTTIDMILGLARPDAGTVRVYGRSPAEAVAVGEVSAVMQNGGLLKDFTIAETVAYTASLFGGARPVAEVLERAGIAGIGARLVGKCSGGEQQRLRFALALLGDPRLLILDEPTTGMDVAGRRDFWGAIREDAARGRTVVFATHYLDEADAYADRIVLVREGRVVADGTTAEIKNLASGRLVRATVPGADLALLRALPGVASVEARGDTVLVQCTDSDAVARYLFLHTEARDVEISSHNLEAAFVALTSGGAAAGAADAADAEATR encoded by the coding sequence ATGCTCGCCGTCGACCTCCAGCACGTCACCAAGCGCTACGGCCACGTCACCGCCGTGGACGACCTTTCGCTCCGCGTACAGCCGGGAGAGATCGTCGCCTTTCTCGGCCCGAACGGGGCGGGGAAGACGACCACGATCGACATGATCCTCGGCCTCGCGCGGCCGGACGCGGGGACGGTGCGGGTCTACGGCCGCTCGCCGGCGGAGGCGGTCGCCGTGGGCGAGGTGTCCGCCGTCATGCAGAACGGCGGGCTGCTGAAGGACTTCACGATCGCCGAGACGGTCGCGTACACGGCGTCGCTCTTCGGCGGCGCGCGGCCGGTGGCCGAGGTGCTCGAGCGCGCGGGGATCGCGGGCATCGGCGCACGGCTCGTCGGGAAGTGCTCCGGGGGCGAGCAGCAGCGGCTCCGTTTCGCCCTCGCGCTGCTCGGCGACCCGCGGCTCCTCATTCTCGACGAGCCCACGACGGGGATGGACGTCGCCGGCCGGCGCGACTTCTGGGGCGCCATCCGCGAGGACGCGGCGCGCGGCCGCACGGTGGTGTTCGCGACGCACTACCTCGACGAAGCGGACGCGTACGCCGACCGCATCGTCCTCGTCCGCGAGGGGCGCGTCGTCGCCGACGGCACGACGGCGGAGATCAAGAACCTCGCGTCGGGTCGGCTCGTGCGGGCCACGGTCCCTGGGGCGGACCTCGCGCTGCTGCGCGCGCTGCCCGGCGTCGCGTCGGTGGAAGCGCGCGGCGACACGGTGCTCGTGCAGTGCACGGACTCCGACGCCGTGGCCCGCTACCTCTTCCTGCACACCGAGGCGCGCGACGTGGAGATCTCGTCCCACAATCTCGAGGCGGCGTTCGTCGCCCTCACGTCCGGCGGCGCCGCCGCCGGCGCCGCCGACGCCGCGGACGCGGAGGCGACGCGATGA
- a CDS encoding NAD(P)-dependent alcohol dehydrogenase, translating to MRAAIYERYGPPEVVNVREVPTPSAGPGEVLVRVRASTVSSGDWRARSLAMPPGFGPFGRLVFGVTRPRQPILGTELSGVVEAVGENATGFRVGDEVFAFADARMGCHAEFHSIRASGLIARKPAGLSFEQAAALSFGGMTALKFFRRAALARGERVLVNGASGSVGSAAVQLARYFGADVTGVCSAANVELVRGLGAQHVIDYASVDFAATGAQYDVIVDTIGNAPYARVRRSLARGGRLLGVLSGFSDLLLAPLAGRGSGHRVIAGTAPSRVADLQRLAAIAAEGHFTPVIDETFPLERIVDAHRRVETGRKRGSVVVRIAA from the coding sequence ATGAGAGCGGCGATCTACGAGCGGTACGGTCCCCCGGAGGTTGTGAACGTCCGCGAAGTCCCGACGCCTTCCGCCGGACCCGGAGAGGTGCTCGTACGCGTGCGCGCGAGCACCGTTTCGAGTGGGGACTGGCGCGCGCGCAGCCTCGCCATGCCGCCGGGCTTCGGTCCGTTCGGCCGGCTGGTGTTCGGCGTTACCCGCCCACGTCAGCCGATCCTCGGCACCGAGCTCTCGGGAGTCGTCGAAGCGGTCGGCGAGAACGCCACCGGGTTCCGCGTCGGCGACGAGGTCTTCGCCTTTGCCGACGCGAGGATGGGATGTCACGCCGAGTTCCACAGCATTCGGGCGAGCGGCCTGATCGCGCGAAAGCCGGCCGGGCTGTCGTTCGAACAGGCCGCGGCGCTGTCCTTCGGCGGGATGACGGCGCTGAAGTTCTTCCGGCGAGCCGCGCTCGCGCGCGGGGAGCGCGTCCTCGTGAACGGCGCGTCCGGCAGCGTCGGCTCTGCGGCGGTACAGCTCGCGCGCTACTTCGGGGCGGACGTGACCGGCGTCTGCAGCGCCGCGAACGTCGAGTTGGTGCGCGGCCTCGGCGCGCAGCACGTGATCGACTACGCGAGCGTCGATTTCGCGGCGACCGGGGCGCAGTACGACGTCATCGTCGACACCATCGGCAACGCTCCTTACGCGAGGGTCAGACGCTCGCTCGCGCGCGGCGGACGCCTCCTCGGAGTGCTCAGCGGGTTCTCGGATTTGCTGCTCGCCCCGCTCGCGGGCCGCGGCAGCGGACATCGCGTGATCGCCGGGACCGCCCCCTCGCGCGTCGCGGACCTGCAGCGGCTCGCCGCGATCGCGGCGGAAGGGCACTTCACACCCGTCATCGACGAGACGTTTCCGCTCGAGCGGATCGTCGACGCGCACCGGCGTGTGGAGACCGGCCGTAAGCGCGGCAGTGTCGTCGTCAGGATCGCCGCGTAG
- a CDS encoding pyridoxal phosphate-dependent decarboxylase family protein, protein MLALLDEVGSRGTIANSGGRYFGYVNGGSLPAARAASVLSLAWDQNAALRSMSPTAAVLEDIAGGWLLDLLGLPATASFAFVSGATMASFTGLAAARHAVLSRAGWDVEGMGLFDAPRLNVVVGEEVHVSVMKAVGLLGLGRERVVRVPSDAQGRMRADALPPLDELTIVCTQAGNVNSGSFDPFEEICDRAARARAWVHVDGAFGLWAAAVPSLAPLVRGASRADSWATDAHKWLNVPYDCGLVFVRDAAAHQHAMQLQPAAYLAPDAQREPAHWTPEASRRARAVEVWAALRSLGRDGVAEMIERSCAQARRFAAGLRAAGYEVLNDVPINQVLVSFGSDEMTRRVIEAVQRDGTSWCGGSVWKSRAVMRISVSSWATTDEDVDRSLGAMISIARAF, encoded by the coding sequence GTGCTCGCGCTGCTCGACGAGGTGGGATCGCGCGGAACGATCGCGAATTCTGGCGGGCGCTACTTCGGCTACGTGAACGGCGGATCGCTGCCGGCCGCGCGTGCGGCAAGCGTGCTGTCGCTCGCCTGGGATCAGAACGCGGCGCTCCGCTCGATGTCTCCGACGGCGGCCGTCCTCGAGGACATCGCCGGCGGCTGGCTGCTCGACCTTCTCGGCCTACCGGCGACCGCGAGCTTCGCGTTCGTTAGCGGCGCGACGATGGCGAGCTTCACCGGCCTCGCCGCCGCGCGGCACGCCGTGCTGTCGCGCGCCGGCTGGGACGTGGAAGGCATGGGGCTCTTCGATGCTCCGCGGCTGAACGTCGTCGTCGGTGAGGAAGTCCACGTCTCGGTGATGAAGGCCGTGGGACTGCTCGGGCTCGGGCGGGAGCGCGTCGTTCGCGTTCCGTCGGACGCGCAGGGACGTATGCGCGCCGATGCGCTGCCACCGCTCGACGAGCTCACGATCGTCTGCACGCAGGCCGGCAACGTGAACAGCGGATCGTTCGACCCATTCGAGGAGATCTGCGACCGGGCCGCCCGCGCTCGTGCCTGGGTGCACGTGGATGGCGCGTTCGGCCTGTGGGCCGCGGCGGTACCATCGCTCGCCCCGCTCGTTCGCGGCGCGTCGAGAGCCGACTCCTGGGCGACCGATGCGCACAAATGGCTCAACGTGCCGTACGACTGCGGCCTGGTGTTCGTGCGGGACGCGGCGGCGCATCAGCACGCGATGCAGCTCCAACCTGCGGCGTATCTCGCACCGGACGCGCAGCGCGAGCCCGCGCACTGGACACCCGAGGCCTCTCGCCGCGCGCGCGCCGTCGAGGTGTGGGCGGCGCTGCGCTCGCTGGGGCGGGATGGGGTCGCCGAGATGATCGAGCGAAGCTGCGCGCAGGCCCGGCGCTTCGCGGCTGGGCTGCGAGCGGCCGGGTACGAGGTGCTCAACGACGTGCCCATCAACCAGGTGCTGGTCTCGTTCGGCAGCGACGAGATGACGAGGCGCGTCATCGAGGCCGTGCAGCGCGACGGTACGTCATGGTGCGGCGGCAGCGTGTGGAAGAGCCGCGCCGTGATGCGCATCAGCGTTTCGTCATGGGCCACCACGGACGAAGACGTCGACCGTTCGCTCGGCGCGATGATCTCCATCGCCCGGGCATTCTGA
- a CDS encoding ABC transporter permease, with translation MTERTTETRGTTAHGARRAPPLGGFNLTALRLEVRRMLRSRRTLMFVLVFPGLFFLIFGTGGTGPRATPMARAYLLISMAVYGAMSAMTASGASVAVERSLGWSRQLRLTPLRPAAYIAMKVATAMVLGLVAVTVAYAVGAATGVRMEPRVWILSGLAAWLASLVFAAFGLFMGFLLPSENVMQFVGPMLALLAMFGGLFVPLPLLPPALRTVAAFTPVYGVGQLARAPLVGGLTAGAIVSVAGWTLAFGAAAASLFARDTTRV, from the coding sequence ATGACCGAGCGGACGACCGAGACGCGCGGTACGACGGCGCACGGGGCGCGGCGCGCGCCACCGCTCGGCGGGTTCAACCTCACCGCGCTCCGCCTCGAGGTGCGGCGGATGCTGCGCAGCCGGCGCACCCTGATGTTCGTGCTGGTGTTCCCGGGTCTGTTCTTCCTGATCTTCGGCACCGGCGGCACCGGACCGAGGGCGACGCCCATGGCGCGGGCGTACCTGCTGATCAGCATGGCCGTCTACGGCGCGATGTCGGCGATGACGGCGAGCGGGGCGTCGGTCGCGGTCGAGCGGAGCCTCGGCTGGAGCCGGCAGCTCCGGCTCACGCCGCTGCGGCCCGCGGCGTACATCGCCATGAAGGTGGCTACCGCGATGGTGCTCGGGCTCGTGGCGGTGACCGTGGCGTACGCGGTGGGCGCGGCGACCGGGGTGCGCATGGAGCCGCGCGTCTGGATCCTCTCGGGGCTTGCCGCGTGGCTCGCGTCGCTCGTGTTCGCCGCGTTCGGCCTGTTCATGGGCTTTCTGCTGCCGTCCGAGAACGTGATGCAGTTCGTCGGGCCGATGCTCGCCCTGCTCGCGATGTTCGGCGGCCTGTTCGTGCCGCTGCCGCTGCTCCCGCCGGCCCTGCGCACGGTCGCCGCGTTCACGCCGGTGTACGGGGTCGGCCAGCTGGCGCGCGCGCCGCTCGTCGGCGGTCTCACGGCCGGTGCGATCGTGAGCGTCGCCGGCTGGACGCTGGCCTTCGGGGCCGCGGCGGCGTCGCTGTTCGCGCGCGACACCACGCGCGTCTGA